AGTTCAGGAGGTGGGGAGAGAGGTGAAGAAATTTATGGACAGGCTTCGAGGTGCACAGAGGGGTAGTGATGTGCTGGAGGAGAGCCGATTACGGAGAGCGGGGCTGATTGACCGAAGTCCTACACCTGCTCCTGGGGGTGACTCATGTATGATTTGGGTGTCGGGGGGTATCCTATTATTACTTATGGGACTGGGGTACCCCATTATTATTGCATTCTTCGTTTCGCTTCTCCGCTTtccatttcttatttttacttttgcaGTACTTAGTACTTGTCCAGCTAACATAACTTTTGTGCATTGGGTGCAGTCATGGAATCGACGGGTGATGCTTTCGACTCCTTCTTCCAAGCGGTAGTGGGCGGTGCTTCCGGATCTCAGGATTCGGCGGTACCCCCGAAAGGCTCCCGACCTCCTCGAGCTCCCGGTCCAAAGGGAAAATCTCAGGGTACCTCCCACAGCGGGTCAAAGGGTACCCCTCGCtcgaagaagagaaaattcgGGCTGGTTTCTACTTTCCCCGATGAGTTACGTGAGGGTGACTTAGACCCGGCTTCTAACAAGGAGGTTTCGCACTTGGCTCGCCACTTTTACTACTCTGCTGAAAATGTTACCTCCGAGGTTGCTGAAGAGGTTGACAAGATGAGCTTGAGCCAGCGTTATGGTCAAGCACTTAGGGCTACCCAAGAGGTAGGCTTTCTTGGGGTACCCCAGGTGTactcttcatcattttctttttacttatttgatcTTTTCGCCATACACATATATTTAACATGTCTTGCATGACCCGCAGGCATCCTTTCTCCTTAGCCACTGCCTTCCGGATCTCGACTCCCTTGTTGCCGCACAGTCAGAGGTCGACAAGTTAAGGAGTGAGCTTCAAAGCCGTCAATCTCGTGAGGATCAGCTCGCTCGAGAAGTTAAAACTCTGCAAGAACGCATTGCTGGCCTATCGGGAGAGAAAGCTAGGGTGGAGAAGGATTGTGAGGAGTTGAGGGCCACCAACGGGGATCTGCTATCTCGGCAAAAGACGATGGCGGAGGATGCATTCTCACTCATCATGACAGAGGTGTGGAGTGTGGATCCGGCGTTGGAGGTACCCCGCGTGCAGAAATTTGTCAACAAGGCTGCCATTCTGAAGACAATTGTGGAGCGGAAGAAGTCTTCCCAGGCACGGTCGGGTACCCCTTCTGGGTCGCCTGGGGTACCCCATCAGCCTCAGTCGTTGCCCGCCTCGGATGCCCCTATTTCGGCGGCTCATATTTCGGGTACCTCAGAGTCTTCTGCCGATCGCCCTCTAGAGACGGATGTTGGGGATCGCGTTCCCCTCTCGGTGTAGCCTTCTCACTGTGCTCTTGTTTATCGGATCTATCTACATTTTGCTATTTGGaccttgtttatttctttttggtttctcgggatattttgttttattgagaCTTCTCTTTTGTTATGATACCAAACCATCTAGTCCTCTTGTACTTTGCATTATTCTGCAAATGAATGCTTGGCTAAACTGTTATCTTACAAATTCCTAGGGTACCtctcatttcatcatttttttttaaaatggggTACCCCTGGTACCTTAACAAGTATTCAACATCAGTCGCCTGCTGGTTTACACTGAGCGGCGAATTTGGTGCATGCCCTCCTCGGCAACCATGGCGAATTTTCCACAAATAGGTAATCAAAACATCGTCGCGACATCTCgatcaaaaattgaaagtgcGCAATTGGTCCAACcaatcaatttcttattctttcGAAGTGCTCTCCGAATTTTTGAATAGCTTACCCCATACTTTGCAAAAGTACGAGGATGGAGGTGTGGGTGTTCTCATACCTAAGCCGAACTTCGTGCCGCTAGGGTATGCCGGTTTTTCTTCACCCTCGGGTCCTCTTTGACCCTCCCTCTCTTTGTCTAGGTAGCTTTGTCATGCTTCCGCAGAAAGGCTACCCCTGGGCTGTTCACTCCATTGCCTATCTTGGCTTTACACAGATCGTCACGATCTAGGCATATCAAGTACCTTGGCTGGTCCTGTGATAGGTTAGTCATAACTGACAAGCGTATGGCGAGAATTGCATATAACCAGATGCGAGGGTATATTAATGGCGATAAATGAATGTAATCTGCATTCTAAGATCGAAGTGgcgaaaaataaagaaagaactCACATCATATttgttgagaaagaaaatgcatttataGATAACGAAAGCGTTGATCAATACATGACTTAGCTTTGTTACCCTGAGGAGAATGGGAGACCGCAAGACCTCctattcttttcatttgaaaattaaagaaactcTAAAGTTGTAACTGACCAACATAGGGCATTTGGGGTACCCTATTTGGCCTACCACacaaaaacattaaagaaagcaaataaCAGCAAAAGACTAAAGGTTGAGACACTGTCCTTTAGTAATATTTCCGTAGCATTGCAGCGTTCCAGGGGTGCCTCACAATTGTGCCATCCATGTGGAGTAGCCTGTATGCACCTGTCCCAACAGGTTTGTCGATGCGGTAAGGTCCTTCCCAATTTGCCCCGAAAGCACCTTCGTAGGGTACCCTAGTGTTCTGAGTTACCCTTCTCAAGACTAAGTCACCTTTCTTGAAGGATCGAGGGCGTACCCTTTTTTCATATAGACCCGAAATGCGATGCTGATATATGGCTGTCCTCAGTTCTGCTCTAGCCCTTTTTTCAGCCACCAAATCAAGGTTTGAAGCAACCAAGGAGGTGTTCTCGGCCTCATCGAAGTATTCAACCCTGTGAGAGGGTACCCCGATTTCTGCTGGAATCATTGCGTCAACACCGAATGCGAGGGAAAACGGGGTCTCCCTGGTGGAGGTGTTTTGAGTAGTCAGGTATGCCCACAGTACGCCAGGTAGCTCGTCTACCCATGCTCCCTTTCTTTCCTCTAGCTTCTTCTTCAGGATACCTTTGATAATCTTGTTAACGGCTTCGACTTGCCCATTAGATTGGGGGTGGGCAGGTGTAGCAAATCGGTTGGCTATCCCCAACTCCGAACAAAATCTTCGGAATTTTTCATTATCGAATTGCTTGCCGTTATCACTGACAATTGCATAGGGGATTCCAAATCTGCAAATGAGGTTCTTCCAAATGAATTCGGTGGTTTTCCTTTCTGTGATGCTTGTTAGTGGCTCCGCTTCCGcccattttgtaaaataatctaCCGCCACGATTGCATGTTTTGCTTGCCCCTTTCCGGTAGGCAACGGGCCAATGAGGTCCACTCCCCACATAGCGAAGGGCCAAGGGGAAGATATAACTGTTAGCTTCTCTGGGGGTAGATGGGGTACCCTAGCGAACCTCTGGCATTTGTCACAGCTTCGTACCATATTCTTGGCATCCTCCCGCATGGTTGGCCAGTAGTACCCCTGACGGAGAGCTTTTTGCGCCAGTGATTGTGCTCCATAGTGATTGCCACAAATCCCCTCATGTATCTCCCTCATGACATACTTGGCCTCGTCGCTTCCCAAGCATCTAAGGTAAGGAAGAGTGAACCCTCTTCTATATAGGGTATCCTGGATCAGGCAATACCGGGCAGCTTTATACTTTAGTCTTCTCGCTTCACTTTTATCTGAGGGGAGGTCTCCGTCCTTGAGGTGCCTTATGATAGGCTCCATCCAAAGTACCTCGTTGGACAGTGATCCTACTTCCAACGGCTCTAGGAGATCAATGCTGGGGGCGGGTATGTGTTCTGTTGTGATGGGGCCAGCTGACTGAGCTACACCAAGGGACGCCATTTTTGCTAGGGTATCGGCTTCGCTGTTCTCCAGTCGGGGTACCCTTTCCACTTTAACCTCGCAAAATTGGGACATCAATTCTCTGGTTTTTTCGAGGTACCCCTTCATGTTTTCCTCTTTCGCCTGATATTGTGCGGTAATCTGGCTTACCACCAACTGTGAGTCACTCTTGACGTGTACCCTTTTTGCTCCCAAAGCCTTTGACATCCTCAACCCCGCTATGATTGCCTCATACTCGGCTTCGttgtttgaagccttgaatCCGAATTGCAGGGCGTAGCATATTTTCACCTTGTTCGGGTCGATGATAATAACTCCTGCGCCACTTCCGTGTGAGTTAGAGGAACCATCCACATATATTTCCCAGACCTGCTCCTCTTCATCGGTGGGTAGGGTATCTAACAGGTATCTCAGATCACATTCACCACTTGAGTCATTGGCGAATTCCGCAATGAAATCAGCAATGGCCTGAGCTTTAATCGCCGAACGAAGCTTGAAGATGATGTCGAACTCGCTTAATTCGAGGGACCATCGGAGAAGCCTTCCGGACATGTCTAACTTCTGAAGGATTTGCCGGAGGGGAAGGTTGGTGACGACTGCAATGGTGTGAGCCTGAAAATATGGTCTGAGCTTCCGTGCGGAGACAACCAATGCCAAAATGATCTTCTCAGAGGTGGGGTACCTTTTTTCGGCATCAACCATAGCCTTACTAGTGTAGTAAATAGGTCGTTGTACCCCATTATCATCCTCTCGGAGTAACACAGAGCTGGTGGCATGCTCGGATACGGCGAGATATAGCAGCAGCACCTCTCCCGGCTCAGGTTTGGCAAGTAGTGGAGCATTCACGAGGTACCCCTTCAGTTCTTGGAAAGCCTCTTCGCAATCGGGTGTCCATTGGAGCTTTTTACCGGTCTTCAAAGCTTTGAAAAAGGGCTTACACCGGTCGGTAGCCTTGGAGATAAAACGGCTCAGAGCAGCTACCCGGCCTGCCAAGCTTTGAACCTCCTTGATGGTGCTTGGCGATTTCATGTCAAGAACTGCGCGAATTTTATCGGGGTTGGCTTCAATCCCCCGTTGTTGTACCATGAACCCGAGAAACTTTCCCAAGGTTACCCCGAATGCACATTTTTCAGGGTTTAGCCGCATCTGATGTTTTCTCAAAACGGTAAAGGTATCTCTGAGGTGCCCCAGGTGTTCCCCCGCATGCACCGATTTGGTGATCATGTCGTCTATGTACACCTCCATGGTGCGCCCGATTtgttctttgaaaattttgttcacTAGCCGCTGGTAGGTAGCCCCGGcattcttcaaaccaaacgGCATAACCTTATAACAGTATAACCCCCGGTTGGTGATGAAGGCTGTTTTCTCTTGATCGGGTTCGTACATCGGGATTTGGTTGTACCCGGAGAAGGCGTCCATAAAACTAAGCATTTCATGCCCCGCTGTTGCATCAACCAGCTGGTCCACCCGAGGAAGCGGGAAGCTATCCTTGGGGCAGGACTTATTCAAGTCGGTGAAGTCCACAGACATGCGCCACTTTCCGTTTGATTTCTTGACAAGAACAACGTTGGACACCCAATCGGGGTACACTGCTTCCCGAATAAACCGTGCTGCTAATAGGCGGTCTACCTCTTGTTCAATTGCATCGTACCTCTCTTGATTGAAGGCGCGACGCTTCTGTTTGACTGGTTTATTATGCGGGCTGACATTGAGTTTGTGACATGAGAGAGAATGTGGGATACCCGGCATATCCGAGTGGGTCCAAGCAAATACATCGAGGTGCTCACATAGGAAGGTGATGAGTTTCTCCCTTTGTTCCTCCGAGAGGTTGGAGCCTACTTTCACTGTCTTTGTTGGGTCGGTGGCGCAAATCGAGACTGAAATAAGATCTTCAACTGGGGTACCCCGCATTTCATCTTTCAATATTCGGGGATCCAAAGGTGCCTCAACTTCACATCTGGGCTCCTCCTGGTCCCCGTGGGGTACCCTCGAGCTATCCCCCGTAACTGCTTCCATCCCCCTTGGTGAAAACTCCAACTTTTCTCGTGGGTGGGCTACTTGAGGAGATTTTTTCAGTACTGTTCTCCGCTGTCTAGCAAGTGCTCGCTTTGAGGGGGAAGGTGTGGGCTGGCTGCCACTAGGGTACCCCTTCATTGGCGGATCTGAAGCTATTTGGTAAGTGGCTTTGGAGGCCACGGAATAACATCCACGAGCCGATTGCTGGTCCCCTTTAATGGTGATAACTTCTTGGGCGGCCGGGACTTTCATGGTGAGGTAGTGCATGGATACCACCGCTTTAGTTGCTACTAAGAACGGCCTACCCAATATAATATTGTAGGCACCCGGGTGATCtacaataagaaaatcaatcataTGAACAACACGGTGAGGTACCTTACTAAGTGTAACGGGTAGCGTAATGATGCCTTTTGGTATAACCATATCTCCGGCGAACCCAATAAGAGGGGTAGCATATGGGGTGATCTTTGGCGACTCAATCAATAGTTGATCCAAGGCGCTTTTGAAAATGATGTCAACGGAGCTACCGGTATCTACGAGAGTTCTTGCTACCTTACCAGTGGCAACCTTCAACGTAATTACGAAGGCATCGTCGTGGGGGTACGAGATGCCCTCCGCATCTTTTTCTGTAAAAAGGATAGGCGGGGGATGGTGGGGTACCTTCGGTGTACCCCATTCATTAAGGTTGACTTCTCTGCCCATATTGGTGGTTATCGACAACGATCTACTATAGCCTTTGATAGCCCTCCTAGATTGGCCCGCTAAAGTCGGTCCGCCCATGATCATTCGGACATACACGCCTTTCTTGTGTCCAGGGGGTACCTCTTGTTCGGGACTGCCATCAGCTACCCGCTTGCCTTTATCATGTTCCGCAGATTTCCGAGCTTCTCTCATGCCAGCAACAAATTCTTTGAGGTACCCGCTGAGAatcaaagattcaatttcttctcgcAAGGTGAAGCACTCGGCTGTGCTGTGACCAAAGTCCTCATGGAACTCGCAATACTTCAGGCTACGCTTCATGTTGGGGTACTTCTTCATTGGCTTAGGAGGGCGGAGGAGGCCACTATCCCGAATATGGTAGAAGATCTGCTCTGGGGATCGATTCAGTGGGTGGTAAGATTCATACCGAGGCCTCGGCGGTGGCTCTCGCTGATCCGGTGGTGGCGATCTTGGAGGTTGAGGTACCCTTGAGGCACCCTGAGGGTTATACCCTCGTCCCTGCAAGGCAGCCCGTGGAGGGCTCCGTGCTCGGGGCACCCGCGGTATTGGGGCCTCCACCCTCTTGGGCTTCTCCTTGTTCTTTGTAACATCGGCCTTATCTTCTTGGCGCTTCAATTGGCATTTTTCGTCCATCTCCACTTGTTGCAACGCCCAAGAACGGGCTTCCCCATATGAAAGTGGACGCTTCTTTTGAAAAGAACGCCATAACTTGCCCAACCgtaaatttttctcaaaatgggtCAATGTGTATTGGTTTCCAAATGCTCCGGTCCGCAGCACCTCTTGGTGGAAACGACTTACATACTCCGCCAAAGGCTCGGCTTCCCCTTGCTTGATAAAGGTAAGTTTGGAGGCTACCCTATCTTGAGTGGAAGCATAGGAAAACTCTTTAGTAAATTTAGATAACAATTGGTGTAAGGAAGATATGCTACCCGCCTTCAAAGAGCGAAACCATGACTTCGCGGGGCCCgtgagtgtgtgtgtaaacATCCTACACATGGCGCTCTCATCTACACCCTTAATAAGCATTTGGTCACGGTATAGCTCAGCATGCTCCGAGGGATCAGTGGTACCCGAGTATTGGGGTATCTGAGGCATGGCAAACGCCTCGGGGAGAGCTGCTGTCCTAATCTCTATAGTGAATGGCGATTGGTAGGTCATTGGCGTTGGTGCAGCTGTGATGTTTTGCTTCTCGGAGAGGAGCTTCACTTGGGCTTCCAGGTTCTCCATCTTTTCCACAAGTTCGAGGGGTACCCTCGGTGTACCTGATGATGTCGCCGCCATTTGAGAAGCCCTTTTGGCGTTTAACTTCTCACGGAGATCCTCGTGGGTACGCTTTGCACGCCTCGTACCCTGGCTACTGCGGGAATTGCAAGAGGTGGTGGAACGCTCGTCGCGGGAGCCCATGGTTTGAAACTTAGAACGGGTACCCGATGGCCTAGGCTTTGGCTTGCTGGCCTCGGGTACCCCTCTTCTGACCATAGCTTGGTCGTCCGTTTGAGGTGGTGGAGCTTCTAGCGTCACTGGTGGAAGTGAACTTTCGGGTGCCCGAGATCCAACCGCCCTAAGTATTGCGTGAGCAAGATCCTCAAAACGCTTGTGCGAAATAGGTTCTTCTTCTTGGCGAACACCCGTCGACTGCTTGACACCCTTGCCCTTACTGATGCGGGCTACCCTTCTCGCGGGATCACTGCCTTCACTGCTGCTGTCCTCTCTCATCCTTGTAGGATCCCCCATTAAACCTTCGGGAGGTACGTCGGGTGCCATGTATTGGAGTACACACAACAACTAGTTTGGTAACCGTGGAGGAGGCTTTTTGTGTGtctccccacagacggcgccaattGTTTTCAACTGGTTTTGGGGTAAGAAAAGCCAAACCAAtctagaacaataaatttgttattttgaggGGAGATGGGGTACCTCACTGGTTTATTGTGTGTTGGGCGGTGTATCTAAGATTTTGGGGAGGTGAGAAAGGGAGAGAGAGTGGTAACAATGGTGGAAGATCAGAAACAAGAGAGGTATCCTTCAAAATGAGCTTCACGCCtgcaaaacaatgaaatagaggttagaggtgaagcCGGGGGTACCCCGGCATtcacactccgacgctcaagttagcaaactcaagcttttaTTGCAAAGAGAGCTAGCTAGCCCTctgtaaattagggtttaaggttgaagaaaacctCTTTTTTGGAGTGTGAGTGTTTTTGAGCGAATGAGAGCATGATGGAGAATGAAACCTAGGCAcctttatatatggagtacctTAGCTGCCACGTGGCGTACCCTTTTTGGCTAACGTCCTTTTACCACTTTTATGATTCTTGGGGCCGTTATGTGCATGTTCGCGGCGTATCTCATCTTTTGGAAACGTGGCGCGCGCTGGAGAGTGGTCCAGGGTACCTTTGCAGTAGCTGTCGGGTAGGCGGCTAGGGACCACTGTCCTTGGGACAGtgtccttcacttttggcagAGGTAGCAGACGGCTGTCCCTCCTTTTAGCACGTCGCTTTTGATTCCTAATTCTGACAAAATCAAATGATATCTTTTAGGAGGCGGAGACGTTTCTCATGGCGGATATTTTCGGTGGATTCTCTTGCATCCGCTTAGCCGGGTACCTCGAATTACATGGGGTACCCCCTATTACGCAGGGTACCCCTATCTGtatggggtacctctatttgtatggggtacctctatttgtatggggtacctctatttgtgtgGGATACCTCTAATTGTGCAgggtacctctatttataCGGGGTACCTCAAGTCATGTCGGGCACCTCGGATTATGTAGGGTACCTCCGATTGTGCTGATATCATTCCATTGGCTGACACGTGGCGCTCTATTACCTTTCCTATCTTTCCCTCAAACAACGgccataaaagaagaaaaaacacaATCGAGAGCAATATAATGCTGTTGCGAATGTGGAGAAATCCGTGTTGTAGCAATCTGGAAGTAAATGCGGGAGAAAACTTAGGCGCGGGTCAACACATGCTTCCTAATTTAACGCATGCACGCTCATGGGTTTGTGTGTaccctaatttgcaatataaaaatgaggcaATACCACAAAGAAAAGCAGCAAGGAATTATCATCAGAAATAATTACAAAGGCAAGAAGAAGGAGATCAAGATTGGAGAGTGCTATTCGGCAACAAAAGAAGAGAGTCGTGCATAATTATTTACCTTTCATCGTGATCaacttatattttctcttcttccttgAATTGTTGGGATGTATTCCGAGTTCAATATATTTgcgtttatttttctcattaagattatgaactaaatttacttgtggttgagtgacaaataatccaatgggttcttgactgttcttttatgttgttatgGTAATGTTATAGCATTATACtctagtattttttataaatacaactgttatttcggttgaccacccatttaatagttttagttaagatagagcagcaaaatgGCATGTCTCagtggatattattagagtattacttgcTCTTAAGtcgagtttcctggattaggttatcttgaatcccataagggcaatacttgaagttGAGATTTGTGACACTCCagacataggtgttcaccttgcagggtagagagattaaaggttataatgccataccataaatatatgagcaactggtcattgttagtagatttaaaggtatgagatttccaacatgcgatagTTGCGGATGTAGATTTATTCTACCCATTGTTGCAACACTTACtgtaacaactggtgctaatttggtaaacaacagtcaccccattaggagagtttgttcattcaactactatattctcaattgaatcttagacacatttaacttagtttatttcattacagtattgttttatttttatccctCACAATTATTAGttacaatataattatttgagaATTGTTTGTGTAGGTCTTTGATTGATTTGCACTATTGTAATTGCTTTAGCATTTTGAGTagcatcaatccctgtggagacgatcttgaatactcatcactttactacttgttgtgtatacttgcatattggcattgataataattgCTTATAGAATTTtaccaacaagtttttggcgccgttgccggggattgattttttatttttgaagtgtgAAGTAAATCTTGATAACGCTAAatctgatttgatttattctatttattgGCAGATCGGTACATGCATGTGCAAAGACAGATCTGTGGTATTCCAATTCGATCCTGAGATTGAAAGGACTGTCAGGAGATTGCGAAGAGAACAAAGGAATTCATAAATTGCTTCAAGCATGAATAATTTACAAGATGCAGGAAATTTGAATTCTCACGGACCTTTACAACCAGTGAACATTCAAGAAGAGCGTAATGACCATGCTAACGGGAGACAGCTAggcaataacaatattatttacatggaTGATGACAGAGACAAAGCTATAAGAGACTATGTTGTGCTAACTCCTCGAGTTGTACATCATAGCATCATCAGACCTAAAGTAGACGCTGCCAATTTTGAGTTGAAGCcagtgatgtttcaaatgttgcaAACAGTTGGGCAATTCAATGGATTACCaaatgaagatcctcatctccatcttaaattgttcttagaagtaagtgatgctttcaagattgctgGAGCAACACAAGATGCTTTAAGGCTGCGACTTTTGCTTTATTCCTTAagagatcgagcaagagcatggttaAATTCGTTACCATCTGATTCaatcactacatggaatgaattggctgataaattcttaatgaaatatttcccaccgataaaaaatacaaagttaCAGAATGAGATTACTTCcttccatcaacttgaagatgaaagTTTGTATGAGGCTTGGGAAAGATTCAAGGAATTGATCAGAAGGTGTCCTTATCATGGTTTCCCTTGTTGCATtcaattggaaactttctacaatAGGTTGAACCCGAGTACAAGGTTAATGGTGgatgcttcagcaaatggAGCTTTGTTGTCCAAATCTTACActgaagcttatgaaattctAGAAAGAATTGCCAACAATAATTACCAGTGGCCTTCAGCCAGGCAGCTAGCAGCAAGAGAATTAGCAGGGGTACATAACATTCATGCAATTACAGCCTTATTAGCACAAGTTACTTCATTGACTAACATGGTAAAGGCCATGACAGCTGCTCCAGCAACAGTAAAGCAAATTACTGAACTTTCTTGTGTCTATTGTGGTGAAGAACATGATTTTGGTAACTGTCCTGGAAATCCAGCCTCAGTAAACTATGTAGGTAACTTCAATCGACAACCTCAGAACAACCCatattcaaatacttacaacccAGGCTGGAAGTAACACCCAAATTTCTCATGAAGCAACCAAAATCGAAATGCTCTAGCATTGAATGGACTAAACAGAAACACACAACCACCTGGTTTTCATCAGTAAAGTCAAGGGCAAAAGCATATTAGTT
This window of the Citrus sinensis cultivar Valencia sweet orange chromosome 8, DVS_A1.0, whole genome shotgun sequence genome carries:
- the LOC127899330 gene encoding uncharacterized protein LOC127899330, which produces MESTGDAFDSFFQAVVGGASGSQDSAVPPKGSRPPRAPGPKGKSQGTSHSGSKGTPRSKKRKFGLVSTFPDELREGDLDPASNKEVSHLARHFYYSAENVTSEVAEEVDKMSLSQRYGQALRATQEASFLLSHCLPDLDSLVAAQSEVDKLRSELQSRQSREDQLAREVKTLQERIAGLSGEKARVEKDCEELRATNGDLLSRQKTMAEDAFSLIMTEVWSVDPALEVPRVQKFVNKAAILKTIVERKKSSQARSGTPSGSPGVPHQPQSLPASDAPISAAHISGTSESSADRPLETDVGDRVPLSV
- the LOC127899331 gene encoding uncharacterized protein LOC127899331 codes for the protein MAPDVPPEGLMGDPTRMREDSSSEGSDPARRVARISKGKGVKQSTGVRQEEEPISHKRFEDLAHAILRAVGSRAPESSLPPVTLEAPPPQTDDQAMVRRGVPEASKPKPRPSGTRSKFQTMGSRDERSTTSCNSRSSQGTRRAKRTHEDLREKLNAKRASQMAATSSGTPRVPLELVEKMENLEAQVKLLSEKQNITAAPTPMTYQSPFTIEIRTAALPEAFAMPQIPQYSGTTDPSEHAELYRDQMLIKGVDESAMCRMFTHTLTGPAKSWFRSLKAGSISSLHQLLSKFTKEFSYASTQDRVASKLTFIKQGEAEPLAEYVSRFHQEVLRTGAFGNQYTLTHFEKNLRLGKLWRSFQKKRPLSYGEARSWALQQVEMDEKCQLKRQEDKADVTKNKEKPKRVEAPIPRVPRARSPPRAALQGRGYNPQGASRVPQPPRSPPPDQREPPPRPRYESYHPLNRSPEQIFYHIRDSGLLRPPKPMKKYPNMKRSLKYCEFHEDFGHSTAECFTLREEIESLILSGYLKEFVAGMREARKSAEHDKGKRVADGSPEQEVPPGHKKGVYVRMIMGGPTLAGQSRRAIKGYSRSLSITTNMGREVNLNEWGTPKVPHHPPPILFTEKDAEGISYPHDDAFVITLKVATGKVARTLVDTGSSVDIIFKSALDQLLIESPKITPYATPLIGFAGDMVIPKGIITLPVTLSKVPHRVVHMIDFLIVDHPGAYNIILGRPFLVATKAVVSMHYLTMKVPAAQEVITIKGDQQSARGCYSVASKATYQIASDPPMKGYPSGSQPTPSPSKRALARQRRTVLKKSPQVAHPREKLEFSPRGMEAVTGDSSRVPHGDQEEPRCEVEAPLDPRILKDEMRGTPVEDLISVSICATDPTKTVKVGSNLSEEQREKLITFLCEHLDVFAWTHSDMPGIPHSLSCHKLNVSPHNKPVKQKRRAFNQERYDAIEQEVDRLLAARFIREAVYPDWVSNVVLVKKSNGKWRMSVDFTDLNKSCPKDSFPLPRVDQLVDATAGHEMLSFMDAFSGYNQIPMYEPDQEKTAFITNRGLYCYKVMPFGLKNAGATYQRLVNKIFKEQIGRTMEVYIDDMITKSVHAGEHLGHLRDTFTVLRKHQMRLNPEKCAFGVTLGKFLGFMVQQRGIEANPDKIRAVLDMKSPSTIKEVQSLAGRVAALSRFISKATDRCKPFFKALKTGKKLQWTPDCEEAFQELKGYLVNAPLLAKPEPGEVLLLYLAVSEHATSSVLLREDDNGVQRPIYYTSKAMVDAEKRYPTSEKIILALVVSARKLRPYFQAHTIAVVTNLPLRQILQKLDMSGRLLRWSLELSEFDIIFKLRSAIKAQAIADFIAEFANDSSGECDLRYLLDTLPTDEEEQVWEIYVDGSSNSHGSGAGVIIIDPNKVKICYALQFGFKASNNEAEYEAIIAGLRMSKALGAKRVHVKSDSQLVVSQITAQYQAKEENMKGYLEKTRELMSQFCEVKVERVPRLENSEADTLAKMASLGVAQSAGPITTEHIPAPSIDLLEPLEVGSLSNEVLWMEPIIRHLKDGDLPSDKSEARRLKYKAARYCLIQDTLYRRGFTLPYLRCLGSDEAKYVMREIHEGICGNHYGAQSLAQKALRQGYYWPTMREDAKNMVRSCDKCQRFARVPHLPPEKLTVISSPWPFAMWGVDLIGPLPTGKGQAKHAIVAVDYFTKWAEAEPLTSITERKTTEFIWKNLICRFGIPYAIVSDNGKQFDNEKFRRFCSELGIANRFATPAHPQSNGQVEAVNKIIKGILKKKLEERKGAWVDELPGVLWAYLTTQNTSTRETPFSLAFGVDAMIPAEIGVPSHRVEYFDEAENTSLVASNLDLVAEKRARAELRTAIYQHRISGLYEKRVRPRSFKKGDLVLRRVTQNTRVPYEGAFGANWEGPYRIDKPVGTGAYRLLHMDGTIVRHPWNAAMLRKYY